Genomic window (Blastocatellia bacterium):
TTAACAAAATTATTTCCTTCAAATCATCCACAACCGCTTCTAGTTCTGTGATTGCTTCTGTAGCTAGGTCTTGGGGTTCCGGGTAACTCGTCAGCATCCTCTAAGGACTCATCCTTAAGCCAAGTGATGTCTAGCTTATAATCTCGCTCTTTACTTCATCAATGCTAAAACAACGGAAACGCCCCTCTAAACCTGTGTCCGTGCGCTTGCTATTGCCTTTGGGTCTGCACCATAGCATTGCTCAAATTCTGCAAAATGCTCTGGGTGATAATGGTCGGTCTTTTTAGTAATTCCTGCAACATTGGAACGCCCATCAAAAATCCAGACTTTTTCTGTAGCTAATCCTTTTTGCAAAAATATCACATTAGCTTTAACACCTTGGCTATAAGGCGTAAATGTCCCACGTGGCAAGCGTAAAACCGTATGAACATTGCAATCCTGCATTAAAATCTCAAAAACTTCGCCTGCCTTGCCTTCAAATAAACAATTGTCCGGCAACACCACCGCAGCACGTCCACCCGGTTTTAATACTGTCAAAATATGTTGTAGAAAATTAAGCTGTTTGTTTGATGTGCTGATTGTAAAATCTTCGCGCTCTGGGGCCTGATTTGCTCCCTTTGTACCAAATGGCGGATTAGTCAAAATTATGTCAAAGCGTTTACTAGACGCAGGTTGATCTATTGTGTCGCCAAACTCAATTTTAGACTCAATTCCGTGCAAATAAAGATTCATCAAAGCTAGCCGACGTGGACGGGCTACTAATTCTTGCCCAAAATAAGTGTTATTTTTAATCCGTCGCGCTGTTTCACGCTCTAACGCGCCGCCTTTGGTTAGTTCAATCAACCATTCATAGGCTGCAACTAAAAAACCTCCTGTCCTGCAAGCAGGGTCGCAAATGCTAAAACCTTATGAACACGCGGATCAGGCTTGACACACCTAACAATTGATTGAATTAAAACACGAGGCGTAAAATATTGCCCAGCACCTTTTTTACCCTCGCTAGCAGCCTTTTCTAGCAATCCCTCATAGGCTTGCGCTTTTATGTCTACACCCAAAGATGTCCATTCTAGCTCATCAATTAAACCTATTAATTTCTTTAAGTTAACCGGATTATTAAAACGTGATTGCGCTCCAGAATAAATATCACCCAATAAACCTGTGGTTTTTACCTAAATTACGAAGTAAATCAATATAATATTCGCTTATTTCTGTACCACTTTTTTTTTAAGCTCGGCCAATCACATTTTTATTTAAGGAGTTGCCTTATTATCCTTCATAAATGGCATTTCAATAGCTCGCTCATCAGCCATTTTTAGGAAAAGTAGATAGGTAATTTGCTCTATATAATCGCCATAATCAATCCCATCATGCCTTAAGGTATGGCAAAATCCCCAAAGCTTTTGAACAATATCTGTCATGCTGCTATTGCCTCATTAATATTTTTGATTAGCTCAAGTAAACGACCGTTAAAAACACGGTTAGCACGTCCCCAACCACCTTCACGCGAAAGAATCGGTATAGTATCAAAATCTTCCTGATCAATCGACAAAGTTTCTACTATAGCTTTCCTGATTCGCTCTAGCCATTCTTGTTGCTCCGGCGTAAATGTTTGATTAGCAGAAACTTTTTCAATAGCTCGGTTGATGCGTTCCTCAGCTGTAAAAAGCGGTTGGTCAGATTGTGCAGCGTGTTTAACCATTGAAATAATATCAACTAAGGCTTTTTTATATTGAAATTCATGAACTTTTTGTAGATTTGCAATTGTAAAATGCTCACTTGATGAAGAAATTTTATTTTGCAGTTCGCTAAGTGCGTCTGTTCCCCAATTTTGAGGACGATTAAGCAAAATACTAATTGCATCAATTTGATTAGGATTTTCCTTAACAAACCTTTCAAAAGCTTTTAGGTAATCTTCCGGCTTATGCTCTTTGCCTAGTCCATCACGAATTAACCATTCAGAGCTAACATTATCTTGTGTTTCATAAGCGACATAAAAAACACGTTGCGGACGAGGATAATTGACTAACAGGTCTTGAAATGCTGTGTCCTTAAGTAATTTTATTGATTCAGCAAAGTTTTCTGCTAATTTTTTAGGCAAGTTTAAGGCATAAGCAGCAAGGTTGCCATCAGGAATATAAGCAGCAAACAACTCTCGCGCATCGCCTGACATTTCCTTATCAACACGTTGCAGGCGTTTTACTAAACAACGTGTGTTATAGTCACGATCTCGATTATCCCAAATATCTTTAACAAGTTGTGCAATGCTGCGAGAGGCTCTTTCCGGTGCATCAGCAGTAATTGCTGTTGCATTACGGAAATACTCTAGCAATGTGCCTCCAAAACAATCAAAAACAACAAAATGTGATTTATCTGGGTATTTTTCGCCTTTTCTTGTCCCACGTCCTAGCATTTGCTCAAACAAAATTCGAGATTTAACCGGACGTAAAAAAACAATAAATTCTAGGTCAGGAATATCCACGCCGGTAGAAAGCAAATCTACAGAAACAACAATGCTAGGCTGTGGACGGTTGCGAAACTCTCGAATGTGCTGCAAGGGTCGGTCTACACTGCCAGTAATCTTTTGGACAAATGAATTGCCTCGTCCAAAAATATCTCGGCAAATTTCTACTAGCTGATCTGCATGCGAGGTATGATCTAGATCATTAGTAGCAAAAATTAAGGTTTTAGGAAAGCGTCCATATTTTTGCTCGTGTTCTTCAGCATATTTTTTTACTTCAGCAATAATTTTTTGGTTTGAATCTGGCGAGGTGACTTTTCTTTCTAAATCTGTAGCGTCAAATTCCCTTTCAGCTTCAATAAAATCTAGTTGCTCCACACCTGTTTGTGTATCAATTACGCCTACTTGCTCATCAGCTTTTAGAAAAACTCCATTTAATCTAACGTCTGAGTTTACTGTAACAACATCATAATCAACAAGATAGCCTTCTCTAACGGCTCTTTCATACTCATAACGATAAACTACATTTTGAAAATAGCTTTTTGTGTGTGCTGCCGGTGTTGCTGTAAGTCCAATGTTGATTGCATCAAAATGATCCAAGGCTTTACGCCAAGTGGAAAGCTCCTTTGATGAATAACCGCGATGGCATTCATCAGCAATAATCAAATCAAAAGCATGAATTGGAATATCAACACGTTCGGCATCTTCATCAATAGTTTCTTCTTCGTTCTTTTGCACCTCTTCACGTCCAAAAAGATTTACAATCATCCGTTGAATGGTACAAACATAAACAAAAGCGTGTTGTGGCTTAGGGTCTAACAAATAGGACGAGGGCAACACTTTACTATCAAACGTTCTATCACCGCTTAAATCTTCCCGTCTAAAGCGTTGGCTATAAACTTCATAAATGTTATCAAACTTTAGCCCTGGCTCAGGTTCAAAAGAAGCAAACGCTTGCACAGCTTGAGCCGCTAAAGCTCTACGGTCAACTAAAAATAAAATCCTTTGAGCAACTCCAGACTTCATTAGCCGGTAAACTTGGCTTACCAAAGTAAAAGTTTTGCCTGTACCCGTCGCCATTGCTACCAACATTTTCCGCTTACGATTAACTATAGCAGTTTCAATAGCCTGGTTTGCTTCCTTTTGATATGGTCGCAAACGCTGATGAAAAGGCGACTTAGCTGGATCAAAAAACCATTGGCAAGCCTGGTCAAACTGCTTTGTTAACATTTCTCTAAGTGCATTAGGGCTATGAAACGCGCTAATTTGGCGGGATCGGTTTAGTTGGTGCCGCACATCCTCAAACCAAATAATTTCCCCATTTGTAGAGTAAAGAAATGGTACAAAACGACCATTAAAGTTAAATGGGCTATTGCCAACACCTTTAGCATAACGCTCGGCTTGAGTTAGTACATTTTGAGGGCCAAGAGTAACTTTTTTAGCTTCAACAATCCCTAAAATTTGCCCATCAACACATAGGGCGTAATCAGCCGGGCCTGTGCTAGTCGGATATTCAACAATTGCTGTGTTTTGATACCAAGCAAGCGGACGATTAGCATCAAATGGGGCTATTGTCCAACCAGCTTTTATAAGTTTAGGGTCTATTCTTTGACGGCGAGTTTGCTTTTCAGATTCTGTTTCCATAGAAATCTAGCCTTTCCTAAATAGCAGACAAGTTGTCCTAATTTTGATACAAAACTAAAATTAAACTAGCTATATACTAAAACTAAATTACTATCATAATTTAACTAAAAGTTCCAGCAAACACTCTATTTATAAGTGTTTTAGGTATCTGTGTTGAAATAAAAACTTTATTTGGTATATTAATTGATTTTGTCAGTAGCGTTTCAAAATATTTGTGTGTTTTGAGGTAATATGGGCGCAGCAAACTCAACTATACATCCTTCTCCGCTAGCTAGATTAAACCTTATGCTATGGGAAGATCGCCGAGATTTAGCAATTTTACTGGTTTATACAATAATGACTGGTCTTTTTGCTTTGGCAATCCCCCTAGCTTCACAAGCACTTGTAAACACTATTGCAGCAGGCGTTTTTCTTCAACCATTGATTGTATTAACAGCTTTAGTTTTTGTAGGCATGCTTTTTCGTGCAATTTTAAGACTCTTAAAACTATCTTTGGTTGAGCGACTTCAACAACGTATTTTTGCCCGTGTAGCAATAGATTTTGGTCAACGTTTGCCAAGAATCCGTCATTCAGCCTTGGTTAATGAGTATCCTCCAGAACTTGTAAACCGATTTTTTGATGTTCTAACAATTCAAAAAACTTGGACAAAATTGCTATTAGATGGTTTGTCAGCCGTTCTACAAGTCATAGTAGGCTTGACGTTAATGGCCTTTTATAGCCCATTGCTACTAGCTTTTGACGTTTTAATTATTTTGTTTGTCGGCTTTGTAATTGGGATTTTGGGCATTGGTGGTTTGCGAACAAGTATTGCTGAATCAGTACAAAAATATCGTGTTGCTGAATGGTTAGAAGATATTGCACGTTGTCAAACTAGCTTAAAAATTAATGGCTTTGTCTCTCATTTAGTTAATCGTGTAGATGATTTAGTTATTACTTATATCAAAGCACGTCAAAGACATTTCCGCGTTACTTTTCGTCAAGCTATGGGAAGTTATTTTTTCCAAGCTTTTGCTAGTGCTGGAATTTTAGCTATTGGCGGCTGGTTAGTTATCAATCGACAATTAACTTTAGGCCAACTTGTAGCAGCGGAATTAATTGTTGTGGCGGTGCTTTCATCGCTAGAGAAAATCATTAAACATTTAGAAGATATTTATGATTTGCTGACTGGACTAGACAAAGTTGGTCATGTAATTGATTTACCACTAGAGCGTAGCGGCGGCAAAATTCTCCCAATCAACAATGAAAAAGGCGTTAGCTTGGTTTGTCGAGGTTTGCACTTTTCTTATGCTAATGGTCAAGAAGTTATTTCAGACTTTAATTTAGAACTTCAAGCAGGTGAT
Coding sequences:
- a CDS encoding ATP-binding cassette domain-containing protein, with amino-acid sequence MGAANSTIHPSPLARLNLMLWEDRRDLAILLVYTIMTGLFALAIPLASQALVNTIAAGVFLQPLIVLTALVFVGMLFRAILRLLKLSLVERLQQRIFARVAIDFGQRLPRIRHSALVNEYPPELVNRFFDVLTIQKTWTKLLLDGLSAVLQVIVGLTLMAFYSPLLLAFDVLIILFVGFVIGILGIGGLRTSIAESVQKYRVAEWLEDIARCQTSLKINGFVSHLVNRVDDLVITYIKARQRHFRVTFRQAMGSYFFQAFASAGILAIGGWLVINRQLTLGQLVAAELIVVAVLSSLEKIIKHLEDIYDLLTGLDKVGHVIDLPLERSGGKILPINNEKGVSLVCRGLHFSYANGQEVISDFNLELQAGDQISLVGASGAGKSTIAALLCGLYEPSHGTIEINGYDIQDIKLDSLRQVVAMVADANEIFEGTIEENILVGRDWISHEDVRWALSVTQLTDDITRMPQGLKTKLVSAGANLSRGQIQRLLIARAIVDHPQLLILDEAFSSIDERTKLKILDEIFDKKYGWTIIDISHDPTVIMRTKMVYVMGEGKILEFGTPKNLTRYYQGAFLDLFPTLLQTTARR
- a CDS encoding DEAD/DEAH box helicase family protein, with translation METESEKQTRRQRIDPKLIKAGWTIAPFDANRPLAWYQNTAIVEYPTSTGPADYALCVDGQILGIVEAKKVTLGPQNVLTQAERYAKGVGNSPFNFNGRFVPFLYSTNGEIIWFEDVRHQLNRSRQISAFHSPNALREMLTKQFDQACQWFFDPAKSPFHQRLRPYQKEANQAIETAIVNRKRKMLVAMATGTGKTFTLVSQVYRLMKSGVAQRILFLVDRRALAAQAVQAFASFEPEPGLKFDNIYEVYSQRFRREDLSGDRTFDSKVLPSSYLLDPKPQHAFVYVCTIQRMIVNLFGREEVQKNEEETIDEDAERVDIPIHAFDLIIADECHRGYSSKELSTWRKALDHFDAINIGLTATPAAHTKSYFQNVVYRYEYERAVREGYLVDYDVVTVNSDVRLNGVFLKADEQVGVIDTQTGVEQLDFIEAEREFDATDLERKVTSPDSNQKIIAEVKKYAEEHEQKYGRFPKTLIFATNDLDHTSHADQLVEICRDIFGRGNSFVQKITGSVDRPLQHIREFRNRPQPSIVVSVDLLSTGVDIPDLEFIVFLRPVKSRILFEQMLGRGTRKGEKYPDKSHFVVFDCFGGTLLEYFRNATAITADAPERASRSIAQLVKDIWDNRDRDYNTRCLVKRLQRVDKEMSGDARELFAAYIPDGNLAAYALNLPKKLAENFAESIKLLKDTAFQDLLVNYPRPQRVFYVAYETQDNVSSEWLIRDGLGKEHKPEDYLKAFERFVKENPNQIDAISILLNRPQNWGTDALSELQNKISSSSEHFTIANLQKVHEFQYKKALVDIISMVKHAAQSDQPLFTAEERINRAIEKVSANQTFTPEQQEWLERIRKAIVETLSIDQEDFDTIPILSREGGWGRANRVFNGRLLELIKNINEAIAA